A portion of the Sulfuriferula sp. AH1 genome contains these proteins:
- the murI gene encoding glutamate racemase, translating into MQIDPKQPIGVFDSGIGGLTVVRALMERLPFENIVYFGDTARVPYGVKSVETIAHYTTQIAQFLLEKNVKLLIIACNTMAAVAAQTVRDMSPVPVLDVIEAGAMAAVAASKTHQIGVIGTPTTVNSNTYARAIHSLTQDARIYSQACPLFVPLVEEGWLDHDVTRLTALEYLKPVIAEHIDTLVLGCTHYPLIKPLLQEVMGDNVKLVDSAEAMANRTAALLAELNLANTSHALPHYEYYVTDVPVKFQTIGERFLGRSLSHLHVVKW; encoded by the coding sequence ATGCAGATTGACCCCAAACAGCCCATAGGCGTATTCGATTCCGGTATCGGCGGACTGACCGTCGTGCGTGCCCTGATGGAACGCCTGCCGTTTGAAAACATCGTGTATTTCGGCGATACCGCGCGCGTGCCTTATGGCGTGAAATCGGTGGAAACCATCGCCCATTACACCACACAGATCGCACAGTTTCTGCTGGAAAAAAACGTCAAATTGCTGATTATCGCCTGCAATACCATGGCCGCTGTCGCCGCGCAGACTGTGCGCGACATGTCGCCGGTGCCGGTGCTGGACGTCATCGAGGCCGGCGCCATGGCCGCTGTCGCCGCCAGCAAGACCCACCAGATCGGCGTGATCGGCACCCCCACCACCGTCAACAGTAACACCTACGCCCGTGCCATCCACAGCCTCACCCAGGATGCCCGCATCTATTCGCAGGCCTGCCCGTTATTCGTGCCGCTTGTCGAGGAAGGCTGGCTGGATCACGATGTCACTCGCCTCACCGCGCTCGAATACCTCAAGCCGGTAATCGCCGAACACATCGACACGCTGGTGCTGGGTTGCACGCATTATCCGTTGATCAAACCCTTGCTGCAGGAAGTCATGGGCGACAATGTGAAGCTGGTCGATTCCGCCGAAGCCATGGCCAACCGCACCGCCGCGCTGCTGGCTGAGCTCAATCTCGCCAACACCAGCCATGCCCTCCCGCACTACGAATACTACGTGACCGACGTGCCGGTGAAATTCCAGACCATAGGCGAGCGTTTCCTGGGGCGGTCATTGAGTCATTTGCATGTGGTGAAGTGGTAA